In one window of Candidatus Krumholzibacteriota bacterium DNA:
- a CDS encoding FAD-dependent oxidoreductase, which translates to MEKKDILVIGGSAAGLVAATTAKSIHPDRSVLVVRKDGKVLVPCGIPYVFGTVGSTEKNIMPADKAFDSAGIEQIVGEVLSIDREEKTVTIEGGTKIGYDKLVIATGSTPSVPGWLEGAGLENVFTVPKNKVYLDKAQETLNGHRKIVVIGGGFIGVEFSDELNKTGKEITLVEKLTTILALAFDEEIASRAQRLLVERGVRVVTGTGVTRILGEKAVTGVLLENGETLEADAVVLSVGYRPNTALAREAGLRVNEGGFICVDEYMRTDDRDVFAAGDCAEKRDFTTRKPVPVMLASTACAEARTAGMNLYGLSSVKTFSGTISIFSTGIGDTGFGAAGLTEDKAREAGFEIVTGVFEGMDKHPGSLPGAHTQMVKLVASRDSGVLLGGEVMGGVSAGEITNIIGFLIQGRTTLNSIMTAQIGTHPLLTASPAAYPLVKAAAAAVRKMLER; encoded by the coding sequence GCGGGGCTCGTCGCCGCGACGACGGCGAAATCGATCCATCCCGATCGGAGCGTCCTCGTCGTCCGCAAGGACGGCAAGGTGCTCGTTCCCTGCGGTATTCCGTACGTCTTCGGGACCGTGGGGAGCACCGAGAAGAACATCATGCCCGCCGACAAGGCGTTCGACAGCGCGGGCATCGAGCAGATCGTCGGCGAGGTCCTCTCGATCGACCGCGAAGAGAAGACGGTCACGATCGAGGGCGGCACGAAGATCGGGTACGACAAGCTCGTCATCGCGACCGGCTCGACCCCGTCGGTGCCCGGATGGCTCGAGGGAGCCGGCCTCGAGAACGTCTTCACCGTTCCGAAGAACAAGGTCTACCTCGACAAGGCGCAGGAGACGCTGAACGGCCACCGGAAGATCGTCGTCATCGGCGGCGGTTTCATCGGCGTCGAGTTCTCCGACGAGCTCAACAAGACGGGCAAGGAGATCACGCTCGTCGAGAAGCTGACCACCATCCTCGCCCTGGCCTTCGACGAGGAGATCGCCTCCCGCGCCCAGCGGCTGCTCGTCGAGCGCGGGGTGCGCGTCGTCACCGGCACGGGCGTGACGCGGATCCTCGGCGAGAAAGCCGTCACCGGCGTGCTGCTCGAGAACGGCGAGACCCTCGAGGCGGACGCCGTCGTCCTCTCGGTGGGCTATCGGCCGAACACCGCGCTCGCCCGCGAGGCAGGCCTCCGCGTGAACGAGGGGGGCTTCATCTGCGTCGACGAGTACATGCGCACCGACGACCGCGACGTCTTCGCCGCCGGCGATTGCGCGGAGAAGCGGGATTTCACCACGAGGAAGCCCGTCCCCGTCATGCTCGCCTCCACCGCCTGCGCCGAGGCGCGGACGGCCGGCATGAACCTCTACGGGCTCTCGTCGGTCAAGACCTTCAGCGGCACGATATCGATCTTCTCCACCGGCATCGGCGACACGGGATTCGGCGCCGCGGGCCTGACCGAGGACAAGGCGCGGGAAGCGGGATTCGAGATCGTCACCGGCGTTTTCGAGGGGATGGACAAGCACCCCGGCTCGTTGCCCGGCGCCCACACGCAGATGGTCAAGCTCGTCGCCTCGCGCGACTCCGGCGTGCTCCTCGGCGGCGAGGTGATGGGGGGCGTCAGCGCCGGCGAGATCACCAACATCATCGGGTTCCTGATCCAGGGGCGCACGACGCTCAACTCGATCATGACCGCTCAGATCGGCACGCACCCGCTGTTGACCGCGTCCCCCGCGGCCTACCCGCTGGTGAAGGCCGCCGCCGCGGCCGTCCGGAAGATGCTCGAGCGCTGA